CCTTGATAACTGAAGAtttgatgaaattttttatctgttGAATTAAACATGAGGGATCCGGAACGGTTTTCCTGAAAACAACCTCACATCtatatttccatatgaaccaaagaATTATTACAATTTGTTCACTAAATTTCGAGAAGTTTTGATCCGCGATCCAAAATTCAATCCACTTGTTGAACACATCTGTGTTAACTCGCGAATTGACCGCTTCTAAGGAGCAACCAAACCAAACTGCTCTGGTAAAAGGGCATGTGCAATTAAAAGTAGCATAATTAAAATCCATATGATACTGGGTTTTAAATGTAAACGTATCACTTAAATCTTCTTCATTCTTTTCTATCTGACAAGCTCGCTTCAAGgagaactaaagaaaataaatggtaatagattagAAGACACAAGTACGAGAATTCATATGCAACGAGCATCGTCATTGGGGAGAGGAAACACTAAATACTTAATTATTTTGGTATGCATTGCCCTTGTTGTTGAATATTAGCATCATTATGTACGATACTTTCACCGGTTGACGTTACTAGAACGGGAtttatggtaatattgcaaaagtGGTAAGCAAATATACCATGTAAATCtcatattgataaaaaaaaagaattgtgaATATCAGAACGAAATTCGTTTGACCCCATAGCATATAAGTCCTGGCCCCGTCCCTACGATTAGAAAGCCCATCTACATCACAAGCTTTCCTGATTTCttcacgtttttttttctttgaagaagTTCCCCCCAAGCGTTAGTTGATGTGTACCATTGGTAACATCTAGTGTAAAATATACATAATTCCTACTAATAGTTTCATCTACCTCAACCATCAAGGGTTAGTCCAGTTGGCCAGGAACCTGACTCTTAAGTAGGAGGTCAGCGGATCGAGTCTCCGTCTACAagtttggagatctcatgaaatatTTCTCTTATGTAAAATTTAGTTTAAGTTAATATGatgtatcttctttcctattaaaaaaaagttTCATCTACCTCCACTCCACTTGTAAATTTATACCATGAATTTTCGCACCAGCTTGGGTTGATCTTGGTTGGGATGGTGTTGCCATTTTCTCGGGAGGTTTAGCTTATAAGAAATCTGTACGTGATTACCAAAGATGGGAGTTAAAAATTAAGTAACATgtaatgtatataaaaaaaattgaaactaaaCGGTCGTATGATCCAGCAATGACATTGCCTAGCGGCTGAAGTGATACCGCTCAGTGGAAACGCCAAGACCAAGCGACTGAAGATGTCGTTGCCCATCCGGTTTGTCCATAGTAATTGACCCAGTAACATTCTAAATACCAAAAGCTGGACCTCAAGCATGAGGTCAGCCCCCTAGCCAACTGGGGTTATCTCTCATTATTTCCTTTATCACACGGTTACTTTAATTTCATTCCATCTACTTTTACCAACTCCCCTCTTAAGacttttcaaaaaaaagaaaactcccctcttagaaagagagagagaaagaggagaCCTAATCTCCCAGTCTCTTTTCCTCTTGAAAACCAGATCCAGATTAAGCCGCCGAAATCATCCATCTGTCTTCCACACCAACCGCATTATTTTCGTTTCATCGTTTTGTTGGATTTGATTTTATCCTTTTTTAGAGACTACATCGGAGAATGTCGTCTGTGAATTGGGAACTCAAAGGTTGTTGCAAGCAGGATCAGAAGATCTTCCTTGCTACAATCGGAATCTGTACAGTTGTAATTCTTGCTCTATGGAGGACAATACTGTTAACACCATTCAAACTCATCACTGTATTTCTTCACGAAGCCAGTCATGCCATCGCTTGTAAACTAACATGTGGTCATGTTGAAGGGATCCAAGTTCACGCAAACGAAGGTGGAGTGACACAAACACGCGGCGGCATATATTGGGTGATTTTACCTGCTGGATACCTTGGTTCATCGTTTTGGGGAATGGTTTTTATTCTTGCATCTACAAATCTTCTTACTGCTAGAATTGCTGCTGGATGCCTTGGTGTTGCGTTGCTTATAGTTCTCTTCGTGGCAAAGAATTGGACTCTGAGAGGACTTTGCATcggatttattattttccttgcagTGTTTTGGTTCTTGCAAGAGAAAACAAGTGTCCGCATTCTTCGATACATTATACTTTTCATTGGTGTGATGAACAGCTTGTTTTCGGTTTATGATATCTATGATGATACCATTTCTAGAAGAGTGAATTCTAGTGATGCAGAGAAGTTTGCAGAAGTTTGTCCTTGCCCTTGCAATGGTGTTGGATGGGGAGTCATTTGGGGACTTGTATCGTTTATGTTTCTTTGTGGAGCTGTCTACCTTGGGCTTGTTATATTGTCTTGAGTTTAGGTATTAATTGCTCCATCAAGAGCAATTCTGATTGTTAGTAGCCTGATTGCTAGTAGCTTTAAGTTAGGTGTGTCTGATTATACTATTCTTTCTGCGCATTACCCTCACGGGGTTGTCATTGTTTATTTTTGACAGAGGAGCGATAACTATTCATTGTTAAGCTCATGTCCAATTTCTTTACAACTACATGGATTGTTTATAGTTTCAGTTCATTCAAGCTTCATTGTTTTCCTATTTTTCTGGACGCACATTAAACCTACATCTCAGaagtttttattttacttttaaaaaaacagaacaaaaacaTTTTTAATTTTACTCTTCAGAAAAGAGATTTAGTAGAACCTCCCACAAACTTGGTTGGTCTTCaaagaccaccaccaccacaacattTGCGGTATCAGAATAATGAGCTACTATCATATGGGTCTCACCGATTTCACCACAGGCAAAGAAAACGTAAATTTTGCTGGCTCAAATCTGCGATCCCCCTTGTCGAGGGCTTCAAATGGGTCTCCGGTCCAGCCTCCGAGCACATGAAACAAAGGATTATGGAAAATTCTGTGGTGGGTTGAAAGAAACAGATAAATTTCAGACTTTAAATTGAACCTGTGTCTTTATCTGTAGTGACTACATCCAGAAGGCACTGTAAAAACAGTAAACCTTAGACTCTATCTTCTCTTCTCATTTCTCTCTATATATGTGGTAGTAAATTAGCATGAATGACATGTGTTTTGCAAGAACATAAATTAAAGATTTGA
The nucleotide sequence above comes from Papaver somniferum cultivar HN1 chromosome 8, ASM357369v1, whole genome shotgun sequence. Encoded proteins:
- the LOC113303404 gene encoding uncharacterized protein LOC113303404, with protein sequence MSSVNWELKGCCKQDQKIFLATIGICTVVILALWRTILLTPFKLITVFLHEASHAIACKLTCGHVEGIQVHANEGGVTQTRGGIYWVILPAGYLGSSFWGMVFILASTNLLTARIAAGCLGVALLIVLFVAKNWTLRGLCIGFIIFLAVFWFLQEKTSVRILRYIILFIGVMNSLFSVYDIYDDTISRRVNSSDAEKFAEVCPCPCNGVGWGVIWGLVSFMFLCGAVYLGLVILS